Proteins encoded together in one Paracidovorax wautersii window:
- a CDS encoding ParA family protein, with protein MPVVAVANPKGGVGKSTLSTNIAGYYASRGHAVVLGDADRQQSARLWLGQRPPAARPIGAWDVRSDLIPRPPQDATHAVLDTPAGLHGWRLKDVLKLADKIVVPLQPSVFDIFATRQFLDELAEHRHGGRAQVGIVGMRVDARTLAAEQLHTFVDSLGFPVLGYLRDTQNYIHLAAHGLSLFDVSPGRVARDREQWQSICDWLDA; from the coding sequence ATGCCGGTGGTCGCAGTTGCCAATCCCAAGGGCGGCGTGGGCAAGTCCACGCTGTCCACCAACATCGCCGGCTACTACGCCAGCCGAGGCCACGCCGTGGTGCTGGGCGATGCCGACCGGCAGCAGTCCGCGCGGCTGTGGCTGGGGCAGCGGCCGCCCGCCGCCCGGCCCATCGGCGCGTGGGATGTCCGCTCGGACCTGATCCCCCGGCCGCCCCAGGACGCCACCCATGCCGTGCTGGACACGCCCGCCGGCCTGCATGGCTGGCGCCTGAAGGATGTGCTCAAGCTGGCCGACAAGATCGTCGTGCCGCTGCAGCCCAGCGTGTTCGACATCTTCGCCACGCGGCAATTCCTGGACGAACTCGCCGAGCATCGCCATGGTGGCCGGGCGCAGGTCGGCATCGTCGGCATGCGGGTGGACGCGCGCACGCTGGCGGCGGAGCAACTGCACACCTTCGTCGACAGCCTGGGCTTTCCGGTGCTGGGCTACCTCCGCGACACGCAGAACTACATCCACCTCGCCGCACACGGGCTGTCTCTGTTCGACGTGTCCCCCGGCCGCGTGGCGCGCGACCGGGAGCAGTGGCAGTCCATCTGCGACTGGCTGGACGCGTAG
- a CDS encoding LysE family transporter, with product MDLHTWVAFFLASCLIALSPGSGAVLSMSHGLSYGVRKTGATILGLQLGLLLILVIAGAGVGSLLLASETAFSVVKVLGACYLIYLGFSQWRAGEAGGLVGDGAAPATGWRRRVLTGFLTNATNPKGIIFMVAVLPQFMTDTRPLWTQLLAMAATTVAVDVVVMHGYAFGASTLRRLLRSAQAVRTQNRVFGGLLMAVGAGLFFVKRGAQHG from the coding sequence ATGGATCTGCACACCTGGGTGGCCTTTTTCCTCGCTTCCTGCCTCATCGCCCTTTCACCGGGATCGGGCGCCGTGCTGTCCATGAGCCACGGCCTTTCGTACGGCGTGCGCAAGACGGGCGCGACCATCCTCGGGCTGCAGCTGGGCCTGCTGCTGATCCTGGTCATCGCCGGCGCGGGGGTGGGTTCGCTGCTGCTGGCCTCCGAGACGGCCTTCAGCGTCGTCAAGGTGCTGGGCGCCTGCTACCTGATCTATCTGGGGTTCAGCCAGTGGCGCGCCGGGGAGGCTGGCGGCCTGGTGGGCGATGGCGCGGCCCCGGCCACCGGCTGGCGCCGCCGCGTGCTGACGGGCTTTCTGACCAACGCCACCAACCCCAAGGGCATCATCTTCATGGTGGCCGTGCTGCCGCAGTTCATGACCGACACCCGCCCGCTCTGGACGCAGCTGCTGGCCATGGCGGCCACGACCGTCGCAGTGGACGTGGTCGTCATGCACGGCTACGCCTTCGGCGCCAGTACGCTGCGGCGGCTGCTGCGCAGCGCCCAGGCCGTGCGCACGCAGAACCGCGTGTTCGGCGGCCTGCTGATGGCCGTGGGCGCGGGGCTGTTCTTCGTCAAGCGCGGGGCGCAGCACGGTTAG
- the kefC gene encoding glutathione-regulated potassium-efflux system protein KefC — translation MAHAPTWLTYGFTYLAAAVIAVPIARALGLGAIIGYLAAGIAIGPWGLGLVSNVQDILHFAEFGVVLMLFLVGLELQPSRLWSLRRPIFGLGSAQVLGCAAVLWAAAWACGLPWNVGLVGALGLALSSTAIALQSIDERNLMRTDSGQKAFSILLFQDVAAIPILALLPLLGAAALGASAPHHTPAEIALEAAKVIGMIAAIVLGGRWALRPLLRWIAKSNTPEIFTAASLFLVVGIAMLMLSVGLSMALGAFLAGVLLADSEYRRELETDIEPFKGLLLGLFFIAVGMSIDFGVLMASPWTMLALLAGFLAVKAGVIYALARITRMPYQERPVFTLLLAQGGEFAFVVFQSGASAGAIPNETASLLIGAVALSMLLSPLLLVAMDRVLLPRYAQLKTDAQPPEAAQAHALSEPQQAPVIIAGFGRYGQIVARMMLAQGVPATVLDHSVEMLEVAHTFGYRVFYGDATRLDLLRIAGADQARVLVVAVDDTEQSLKIVKIARKHFPQLEIVARARDVTHWNALRDLGVTRVEREVFESSLKTARAVLEVMGMPGEQAEALADRFRHHNIALADLMYPHHQNREKMIAVAKQGRQQLVEQMAKERQEHAAAPTPQDTSPAERGSPGS, via the coding sequence ATGGCCCACGCCCCCACCTGGCTCACCTACGGATTCACCTACCTCGCGGCCGCCGTGATCGCCGTGCCCATCGCCCGCGCGCTGGGGCTGGGCGCCATCATCGGCTACCTGGCGGCAGGCATCGCCATCGGCCCCTGGGGGCTGGGGCTGGTGAGCAATGTGCAGGACATCCTGCACTTCGCCGAGTTCGGCGTGGTGCTGATGCTGTTCCTGGTCGGGCTGGAGCTGCAGCCCAGCCGTCTGTGGAGCCTGCGGCGGCCGATCTTCGGCCTGGGCAGCGCGCAGGTACTGGGCTGCGCCGCCGTGCTGTGGGCCGCCGCGTGGGCCTGCGGCCTGCCCTGGAACGTGGGCCTGGTGGGCGCGCTGGGGCTGGCGCTGTCGTCCACCGCCATCGCGCTGCAATCCATCGACGAGCGCAATCTGATGCGCACCGACAGCGGACAGAAGGCGTTTTCCATCCTGCTGTTCCAGGACGTGGCGGCGATTCCCATCCTGGCGCTACTGCCGCTGCTGGGCGCCGCAGCCCTGGGCGCCAGTGCACCGCACCACACGCCGGCAGAGATCGCGCTGGAGGCAGCCAAGGTCATCGGCATGATCGCCGCCATCGTGCTGGGCGGGCGCTGGGCGCTGCGCCCGCTGCTGCGCTGGATCGCCAAGAGCAACACGCCCGAGATCTTCACGGCCGCCTCGCTGTTCCTCGTCGTCGGCATCGCCATGCTGATGCTGAGCGTGGGCCTGTCGATGGCGCTGGGCGCCTTCCTCGCCGGCGTGCTGCTGGCCGACAGCGAGTACCGGCGCGAGCTGGAGACCGACATCGAGCCGTTCAAGGGCCTGCTGCTCGGCCTGTTCTTCATTGCCGTGGGCATGAGCATCGACTTCGGGGTGCTCATGGCCTCGCCGTGGACCATGCTGGCGCTGCTGGCAGGCTTCCTGGCCGTGAAGGCCGGGGTGATCTATGCGCTGGCGCGCATCACGCGCATGCCCTACCAGGAGCGCCCGGTGTTCACGCTGCTGCTGGCGCAGGGCGGCGAATTCGCCTTCGTCGTGTTCCAGAGCGGCGCAAGCGCCGGCGCCATTCCCAACGAAACGGCCTCGCTGCTGATCGGCGCGGTGGCGCTGTCGATGCTGCTGTCGCCCTTGCTGCTGGTGGCCATGGACCGCGTGCTGCTGCCGCGCTACGCCCAGCTCAAGACGGATGCGCAGCCGCCCGAGGCCGCGCAGGCACACGCCCTGTCCGAGCCCCAGCAGGCGCCGGTCATCATCGCCGGCTTCGGCCGCTACGGGCAGATCGTGGCGCGCATGATGCTCGCCCAGGGCGTGCCCGCCACGGTGCTGGACCACAGCGTGGAAATGCTGGAGGTGGCGCACACCTTCGGCTACCGCGTGTTCTACGGCGACGCCACCCGGCTGGACCTGCTGCGCATCGCCGGGGCCGACCAGGCGCGCGTGCTGGTCGTGGCCGTGGACGACACCGAGCAGTCGCTGAAGATCGTGAAGATCGCGCGCAAGCATTTTCCGCAGCTGGAGATCGTCGCGCGCGCACGGGACGTGACGCACTGGAATGCCCTGCGCGACCTGGGCGTGACGCGCGTGGAGCGCGAGGTGTTCGAATCCAGCCTGAAGACCGCCCGCGCCGTGCTGGAGGTGATGGGCATGCCCGGCGAACAGGCCGAGGCGCTGGCCGACCGCTTCCGCCACCACAACATCGCCCTGGCCGACCTGATGTACCCGCACCACCAGAACCGCGAGAAGATGATCGCCGTGGCCAAGCAAGGCCGCCAGCAACTGGTGGAGCAGATGGCCAAGGAACGGCAGGAGCACGCTGCAGCACCAACGCCGCAGGACACGTCCCCAGCAGAGCGAGGCTCCCCCGGCAGTTGA
- a CDS encoding tripartite tricarboxylate transporter substrate binding protein, translated as MSAFRFNTRRTVLAAALAATAGAIVPAAAFAQQAYPNKIITIIVPFAAGGTTDILARVIAQGLTTELGQSVVVDNRAGAGGNIGGQMAARAPADGYTLFMGTVGTHAINAALYKKMPFDPIKDFAPLTRVANVPNLLVANPSQPYKTVQELIAYAKANPGKVNFGSSGSGSSIHLSGELFKSMAKVDMQHVPYKGSAPAVTDLLGNQIGIMFDNMPSAIQHVRSGKLRPIAVTTAKRSPELPDVPTIAEAGVPGYEATSWFGMFAPANTPAPIVAQLNKALVKVLAQPDIKKKINEQGAETAGETPEQFAAFIQKEAVKWGKVVKESGASVD; from the coding sequence ATGTCCGCATTCCGCTTCAATACCCGCCGCACCGTTCTGGCCGCCGCCCTGGCCGCCACCGCTGGCGCCATCGTCCCCGCAGCCGCCTTCGCGCAGCAGGCTTACCCCAACAAGATCATCACCATCATCGTGCCGTTCGCGGCCGGTGGCACCACCGACATCCTGGCGCGCGTGATCGCCCAGGGCCTGACCACAGAGCTGGGCCAGTCGGTGGTGGTGGACAACCGTGCCGGCGCCGGCGGCAACATCGGCGGTCAGATGGCTGCGCGCGCGCCTGCCGACGGCTACACGCTGTTCATGGGCACGGTGGGCACGCACGCCATCAACGCGGCGCTCTACAAGAAGATGCCGTTCGATCCGATCAAGGACTTCGCGCCCCTGACGCGCGTGGCGAACGTGCCCAACCTGCTGGTGGCCAACCCGTCGCAGCCGTACAAGACGGTGCAGGAGCTGATCGCCTATGCCAAGGCCAACCCGGGCAAGGTGAACTTCGGTTCCTCGGGCAGCGGCAGCTCCATCCACCTGTCGGGAGAGCTGTTCAAAAGCATGGCCAAGGTGGACATGCAGCACGTGCCGTACAAGGGCAGCGCACCCGCCGTGACCGACCTGCTGGGCAACCAGATCGGCATCATGTTCGACAACATGCCCTCGGCCATCCAGCACGTGCGCTCGGGCAAGCTGCGCCCCATCGCCGTCACCACGGCCAAGCGCTCGCCCGAACTGCCCGACGTGCCGACCATCGCCGAAGCCGGCGTGCCCGGCTATGAAGCCACGTCGTGGTTCGGCATGTTTGCGCCGGCCAACACGCCCGCGCCCATCGTGGCCCAGCTGAACAAGGCCCTGGTCAAGGTGCTGGCGCAGCCCGACATCAAGAAGAAGATCAACGAGCAGGGCGCCGAGACCGCCGGCGAAACGCCTGAGCAGTTCGCCGCCTTCATCCAGAAGGAAGCCGTGAAGTGGGGCAAGGTGGTGAAGGAGTCGGGCGCGAGCGTGGATTGA
- the catC gene encoding muconolactone Delta-isomerase has translation MLFMAEMIVQIPPTLAPDVVDEIKAKEKAYSQQLQRDGKWRHLWRVVGEYANVSIFDVASNDELHTLLSGLPLFPYMQIKVTPLANHPSSIVQE, from the coding sequence ATGCTGTTCATGGCTGAAATGATCGTGCAGATCCCGCCCACGCTGGCCCCCGACGTGGTGGACGAGATCAAGGCCAAGGAGAAGGCGTATTCGCAGCAGCTGCAGCGCGACGGCAAGTGGCGCCACCTGTGGCGCGTGGTGGGCGAATACGCCAACGTCAGCATCTTCGACGTGGCCAGCAACGACGAGCTGCACACCCTGCTGAGCGGCCTGCCGCTCTTCCCGTACATGCAGATCAAGGTCACGCCGCTGGCCAACCACCCGTCGTCCATCGTGCAGGAATAA
- a CDS encoding TIGR00366 family protein has protein sequence MSKITAFFTELMRRYLPDPFVFAIMLTLLTMALAFGVESRPINDVVQDWGKGFWSLLAFTTQMAVILVMGYVLAAAPIVDRFLNRITTYVHTPRQAIIVATLVGCVGSYLNWGFGLVIGGIMARKLALKVKGVHYPLIIAAAYTGFTMYSLGFSATIPVLISTKGHAFESTMGLIPLTQTIFSAPILLTSLAVLIALPLLNATMHPKQGEKVVELDPATVVDAKPASAESVMGDEKTLAWRLNHSRVLSLLIGLCGMAYVAIHFIQGGNLDLNMINFFILFLGVLLLGTPMAYVEKVNEGVKTIGGIILQFPFYAGIMAIMHGSGLVESIAHVFVSVSTVDTLPLWGLISSFVINFFAPSGGGHWVLQGPFMINAATTLGASQAQTAMSVMLGNGWNDLVQPFWILPALALSKLKLKDIMGYTVVSMLLVGAIYAVTMLVWPHL, from the coding sequence ATGTCGAAAATCACCGCCTTTTTCACCGAGCTGATGCGGCGCTATCTGCCCGATCCGTTCGTCTTCGCGATCATGCTCACGCTGCTCACCATGGCGCTGGCCTTCGGTGTGGAAAGCCGTCCGATCAACGACGTGGTGCAGGACTGGGGCAAGGGCTTCTGGAGCCTGCTGGCCTTCACCACGCAGATGGCGGTGATCCTGGTGATGGGCTATGTGCTGGCGGCTGCGCCCATCGTGGACCGGTTTCTCAACCGCATCACCACCTATGTGCACACGCCGCGCCAGGCGATCATCGTGGCCACGCTGGTGGGCTGCGTGGGCAGCTACCTCAACTGGGGCTTCGGCCTGGTGATTGGCGGCATCATGGCGCGCAAGCTGGCGCTCAAGGTCAAGGGCGTGCACTACCCGCTGATCATCGCGGCGGCCTACACGGGCTTCACCATGTACAGCCTGGGCTTCTCCGCCACGATTCCGGTGCTCATCTCCACCAAGGGCCATGCCTTTGAAAGCACGATGGGGCTGATTCCGCTCACGCAGACCATCTTCTCCGCGCCCATCCTGCTGACCAGCCTGGCCGTGCTGATCGCGCTGCCGCTGCTCAACGCCACCATGCACCCGAAGCAGGGCGAGAAGGTCGTCGAGCTGGACCCGGCCACCGTGGTCGACGCCAAGCCCGCCAGCGCCGAGAGCGTGATGGGCGACGAGAAGACGCTGGCCTGGCGCCTGAACCACAGCCGCGTGCTGAGCCTGCTGATCGGCCTGTGCGGCATGGCGTATGTGGCCATCCACTTCATCCAAGGCGGCAACCTCGATCTGAACATGATCAACTTCTTCATCCTGTTCCTGGGCGTGCTGTTGCTGGGCACCCCCATGGCTTACGTGGAGAAGGTCAACGAAGGCGTGAAGACCATCGGCGGGATCATTCTGCAGTTCCCGTTCTACGCCGGCATCATGGCCATCATGCATGGCTCGGGGCTGGTGGAGTCCATCGCCCATGTGTTCGTGAGCGTGTCCACCGTCGACACGCTGCCGCTGTGGGGCCTGATCAGCTCGTTCGTCATCAACTTCTTCGCGCCCTCGGGCGGCGGCCACTGGGTGCTGCAGGGTCCCTTCATGATCAACGCGGCCACCACGCTGGGCGCATCGCAGGCGCAGACGGCCATGTCGGTGATGCTGGGCAACGGCTGGAACGACCTCGTGCAGCCCTTCTGGATCCTGCCGGCGCTGGCCCTGTCCAAGCTCAAGCTCAAGGACATCATGGGCTACACAGTGGTGTCGATGCTCCTGGTGGGCGCCATCTACGCCGTGACCATGCTGGTCTGGCCGCACCTGTGA
- a CDS encoding SDR family oxidoreductase: protein MTTTASARERVLITGGGAGIGASTAERCRADGYEPVIIDRTVGHVPGGIQADLSDVEDTARALQEALAGGPITRLVNNVGIVVPAEAAEQTLEQFDLAVALNLRCSLQCMQALLPGMQAAGFGRIVNMSSRAALGKELRTAYSATKAGLIGMTRVWALELGRHGITANAIGPGPIRTELFDRANPPDAPRTQAIIESVPVKRVGTPDDVAHAVSYLLDARSGFVTGQVLYVCGGMTVGVAGV, encoded by the coding sequence ATGACCACCACCGCGTCTGCGCGCGAACGCGTTCTCATCACCGGCGGCGGCGCCGGCATCGGTGCCTCCACGGCCGAGCGCTGCCGCGCCGACGGCTACGAGCCCGTCATCATCGACCGCACCGTGGGCCATGTGCCCGGCGGCATCCAGGCCGACCTGTCCGATGTGGAGGACACTGCCCGCGCCCTGCAGGAAGCGCTGGCCGGCGGCCCCATCACCCGCCTGGTGAACAACGTGGGCATCGTGGTGCCGGCCGAGGCGGCCGAACAGACGCTGGAGCAGTTCGATCTGGCCGTGGCGCTGAACCTGCGCTGCAGCCTGCAGTGCATGCAGGCGCTGCTGCCGGGCATGCAGGCAGCGGGCTTCGGCCGCATCGTGAACATGTCGTCCCGCGCGGCCCTGGGCAAGGAACTGCGCACCGCGTATTCGGCCACCAAGGCCGGCCTGATCGGCATGACCCGTGTGTGGGCGCTGGAGCTGGGCCGCCACGGCATCACGGCCAACGCCATCGGTCCCGGGCCCATCCGCACCGAGCTGTTCGACCGCGCCAACCCCCCCGATGCGCCGCGCACGCAGGCCATCATCGAATCCGTGCCGGTCAAGCGCGTGGGCACGCCTGACGACGTGGCGCATGCCGTGTCGTACCTGCTGGATGCGCGCAGCGGCTTCGTCACCGGCCAGGTGCTCTACGTCTGCGGCGGCATGACCGTTGGCGTAGCCGGTGTGTGA
- a CDS encoding YciI family protein: MPFIIETFDKPGHQHVRQATRAAHLEFLDQHKALLLACGAKLADDGTDLGGGLYVVALDSREEAQRFIESDPFHTAGLFARVTLTRWRKAYVGGQCFL, encoded by the coding sequence GTGCCTTTCATCATCGAAACCTTCGACAAGCCCGGACACCAGCACGTGCGCCAGGCCACGCGCGCCGCGCACCTGGAGTTTCTGGACCAGCACAAGGCGCTGCTGCTGGCCTGCGGCGCCAAGCTGGCCGACGACGGTACCGACCTGGGCGGCGGTCTGTACGTGGTGGCGCTGGACTCGCGCGAAGAGGCGCAGCGCTTCATCGAATCCGACCCGTTCCACACCGCGGGCCTGTTCGCTCGCGTGACGCTTACCCGCTGGCGCAAGGCCTATGTCGGCGGCCAGTGCTTCCTCTGA
- a CDS encoding cyclase family protein, whose translation MSLQQPTNPRWQRRPDGSTWGDFGPNDQLGRLNLLTPEKVRQGVAEVHEGLAFALSLPLDYPGGNALNPNRNPPVLRPLLRKGQVNFNCLLGGLEEGRTDVLSDDLAILHLQYSTQWDGLAHAGSMFDANGDGLPEALYYNGYAAGRDVVGPSDVCDAGVPAAPGAAVSTSAAHALGIEGMARTGVQGRGVMVDLRAHLGDARTVVGYDTLMRVLDADRVAVEPGDIVCLHTGFADVVLGMRKHPDPAVLAGSCAVLDGRDEKLLQWITDSQLAAIAADNYAVEAFPAKAGAAACCAALPLHEHCLFKLGVHLGELWHLTPLAAWLRERSRYRFLLTAPPLNLPGAIASPVTPVATV comes from the coding sequence ATGAGTCTGCAGCAGCCCACCAACCCCCGCTGGCAGCGCCGGCCCGACGGCTCCACCTGGGGCGACTTCGGTCCCAACGACCAGCTCGGCCGCCTAAACCTGCTCACGCCGGAGAAGGTGCGCCAGGGCGTGGCCGAGGTGCACGAAGGCCTGGCCTTCGCCCTCAGCCTGCCGCTGGACTACCCCGGTGGCAATGCGCTCAACCCCAACCGCAATCCGCCGGTGCTGCGGCCGCTGCTGCGCAAGGGCCAGGTCAACTTCAACTGCCTGCTGGGCGGGCTGGAAGAGGGCCGCACCGATGTGCTGTCGGACGATCTGGCCATCCTGCACCTGCAATATTCGACGCAGTGGGATGGCCTCGCGCATGCGGGCTCGATGTTCGACGCCAATGGCGACGGCCTGCCGGAAGCGCTGTACTACAACGGCTACGCCGCCGGCCGCGATGTGGTCGGCCCCAGCGATGTGTGCGATGCCGGCGTGCCCGCCGCGCCGGGCGCTGCGGTCAGCACTTCGGCTGCGCATGCGCTGGGCATCGAAGGCATGGCCCGCACGGGCGTGCAGGGCCGCGGCGTGATGGTCGATCTGCGCGCGCACCTGGGCGATGCCCGCACGGTGGTGGGCTACGACACGCTGATGCGCGTGCTGGACGCCGACCGCGTGGCCGTGGAGCCGGGCGACATCGTCTGCCTGCACACCGGCTTTGCCGACGTGGTGCTGGGCATGCGCAAGCACCCGGACCCGGCCGTGCTGGCGGGCAGCTGCGCGGTGCTGGACGGGCGCGACGAGAAGTTGCTGCAGTGGATCACCGACAGTCAGCTGGCCGCCATCGCCGCCGACAACTATGCGGTGGAGGCCTTTCCCGCCAAAGCCGGTGCTGCCGCGTGCTGCGCCGCGCTGCCGCTGCACGAGCACTGCCTGTTCAAGCTGGGCGTGCACCTGGGTGAACTGTGGCATCTGACGCCGCTGGCCGCCTGGCTGCGTGAACGCAGCCGCTACCGTTTCTTGCTGACGGCGCCGCCGTTGAATCTGCCCGGGGCCATCGCCTCACCCGTGACGCCGGTTGCCACCGTGTAG
- the pcaD gene encoding 3-oxoadipate enol-lactonase, with amino-acid sequence MSITTINTSQGAFRVAIDGPDGAPVLVLSNSLGTTLEMWDVQAAYFAATHRVLRYDTRGHGGSVLSPGSYTFDQLGGDVIALLDALRIERASFCGISMGGFTGLWLGVHAPQRLNHLVVANSAAKIGTAEGWAARAALVRDKGAAAMAELAASSPSRWFTETFTAAQPAVVQRAQGWIAGIAPEGYAACCEALAQADLRNAIAAIAVPTLLIAGSADPVTTVADAQAMQAAIPGSQLAELPASHLSNLEAPDPFNAALAGFLAR; translated from the coding sequence TTGTCCATCACCACGATCAACACGTCACAAGGCGCCTTCCGCGTCGCCATCGACGGGCCGGACGGAGCGCCCGTGTTGGTGCTGTCCAACTCGCTCGGCACCACGCTGGAGATGTGGGACGTCCAGGCCGCGTATTTCGCTGCCACCCACCGCGTGCTGCGCTACGACACCCGCGGCCACGGCGGCAGCGTGCTCTCGCCTGGCTCGTATACGTTCGACCAGCTGGGCGGTGACGTCATCGCGTTGCTGGATGCGCTGCGCATCGAGCGCGCCAGCTTCTGCGGCATTTCCATGGGCGGCTTCACCGGCCTGTGGCTGGGCGTGCATGCGCCGCAGCGTCTGAACCACCTGGTAGTAGCCAACAGCGCTGCCAAGATCGGCACGGCAGAGGGCTGGGCCGCGCGCGCCGCCCTGGTGCGCGACAAAGGCGCGGCCGCCATGGCCGAGCTGGCCGCCTCGTCGCCCAGCCGCTGGTTCACGGAGACCTTCACGGCGGCGCAGCCTGCGGTGGTGCAGCGCGCGCAGGGCTGGATCGCCGGCATTGCGCCCGAAGGCTATGCCGCGTGCTGCGAAGCGCTGGCGCAGGCCGACCTGCGCAACGCCATCGCTGCCATCGCTGTGCCCACGCTGCTGATCGCCGGCAGTGCAGACCCGGTGACCACGGTGGCCGATGCGCAGGCCATGCAGGCCGCCATCCCGGGATCGCAGCTCGCCGAGTTGCCGGCCTCGCATTTGTCCAACCTGGAGGCGCCCGACCCCTTCAACGCCGCGCTGGCCGGCTTTCTGGCGCGCTGA
- the pcaF gene encoding 3-oxoadipyl-CoA thiolase, whose product MTTPQAFICDAIRTPFGRYGGALSSVRTDDLGAIPIKALMERNPGVDWAAVTDVLYGCANQAGEDNRNVARMSALLAGLPLEVPGATLNRLCGSGLDAVGSAARAIKSGEAGLMIAGGVESMSRAPFVMPKAETAFSRNNAVYDTTIGWRFVNKLMKAQYGVDSMPETAENVATDFGIEREAQDRMALASQLSAVAAIQAGHLAREIVPVTIPQKKGDAIVVSQDEHPRSTSLEALAKLKGVVRPDGTVTAGNASGVNDGACALLLADEASAAKYGLKPRARVVGMATAGVAPRIMGFGPTPATQKVLAQTGLTIDHLDVIELNEAFAAQGLAVLRALGIQDDDARVNAWGGAIALGHPLGASGARLVTTAVNRLHEHGGRYALCTMCIGVGQGIAVILERV is encoded by the coding sequence ATGACCACCCCCCAAGCCTTCATCTGCGACGCGATCCGCACGCCCTTCGGCCGTTATGGCGGAGCCCTGTCCAGCGTGCGCACAGACGACCTGGGCGCGATCCCGATCAAGGCGCTGATGGAGCGCAACCCGGGCGTGGACTGGGCGGCCGTGACCGACGTGCTCTACGGCTGCGCCAACCAGGCGGGCGAAGACAACCGCAATGTGGCGCGCATGTCCGCACTGCTGGCCGGCCTGCCGCTGGAAGTGCCCGGCGCCACGCTCAACCGCCTGTGCGGTTCGGGCCTGGACGCCGTGGGCTCCGCCGCGCGCGCCATCAAGTCGGGTGAGGCGGGCCTGATGATCGCCGGCGGCGTGGAAAGCATGAGCCGCGCGCCCTTCGTCATGCCCAAAGCCGAAACCGCCTTCAGCCGCAACAACGCGGTGTATGACACCACCATCGGCTGGCGCTTCGTCAACAAGCTGATGAAGGCGCAGTACGGTGTCGATTCCATGCCCGAGACGGCCGAGAACGTGGCCACCGACTTCGGCATCGAGCGCGAGGCGCAGGACCGCATGGCCCTGGCCAGCCAGCTCAGCGCCGTGGCCGCCATCCAGGCCGGCCACCTGGCGCGCGAGATCGTGCCCGTCACCATTCCCCAGAAGAAGGGCGATGCCATCGTGGTGAGCCAGGACGAGCACCCGCGCTCCACCAGCCTGGAGGCGCTGGCCAAGCTCAAGGGCGTGGTGCGGCCGGACGGCACAGTGACCGCCGGCAATGCCAGCGGCGTGAACGACGGCGCCTGCGCGCTGCTGCTGGCCGATGAAGCCAGCGCCGCCAAATACGGCCTCAAGCCGCGTGCCCGCGTGGTCGGCATGGCCACGGCTGGCGTGGCACCGCGCATCATGGGCTTCGGCCCCACGCCCGCCACCCAGAAGGTGCTGGCGCAGACGGGGCTGACCATCGATCACCTGGACGTGATCGAACTCAACGAAGCCTTCGCCGCCCAGGGCCTGGCCGTGCTGCGCGCGCTGGGCATCCAGGACGACGACGCCCGTGTGAACGCCTGGGGCGGCGCCATCGCCCTGGGCCACCCGCTGGGCGCCAGCGGCGCCCGCCTGGTCACCACCGCCGTCAACCGCCTGCATGAACACGGCGGCCGGTACGCGCTGTGCACCATGTGCATCGGCGTGGGGCAGGGCATCGCCGTGATCCTCGAGCGCGTCTGA
- a CDS encoding 3-oxoacid CoA-transferase subunit B, translated as MSSYQRRSKDELAARVAQDIHEGAYVNLGIGQPTLVANHIPADREVILQSENGILGMGPAPAPGQEDYDLTNAGKQPVTLLAGGAYFHHADSFAMMRGGHLDICVLGAFQVSTTGDLANWSTGEPGAIPAVGGAMDLAIGAKQTWVMMDLLTKQGQSKIVPQCTYPLTGIGCVKRIYSDLATIECTPTGLKLIDAVPGLEHAELERLVGLPIQPAQV; from the coding sequence GTGAGCAGCTATCAAAGACGTAGTAAGGATGAACTGGCCGCCCGCGTGGCGCAAGACATCCACGAAGGCGCGTACGTGAACCTGGGCATCGGCCAGCCGACCCTGGTGGCCAACCACATCCCGGCCGACCGCGAAGTCATCCTGCAAAGCGAGAACGGCATCCTGGGCATGGGCCCCGCGCCCGCCCCCGGCCAGGAAGATTACGACCTGACCAACGCCGGCAAGCAGCCCGTCACGCTGCTGGCGGGCGGCGCCTACTTCCACCACGCCGACAGCTTCGCCATGATGCGCGGCGGCCATCTGGACATCTGCGTGCTGGGCGCCTTCCAGGTCAGCACCACGGGCGACCTGGCCAACTGGAGCACGGGCGAGCCGGGCGCCATTCCCGCCGTGGGCGGCGCCATGGACCTGGCCATCGGCGCCAAGCAGACCTGGGTGATGATGGATCTGCTGACCAAGCAGGGTCAGTCCAAGATCGTGCCGCAGTGCACGTACCCGCTTACCGGCATCGGCTGCGTCAAGCGCATCTACAGCGACCTGGCGACGATCGAGTGCACGCCCACGGGCCTGAAGCTGATCGACGCCGTGCCCGGCCTGGAGCACGCCGAGCTTGAACGCCTGGTCGGCCTGCCGATCCAGCCCGCGCAGGTCTGA